One window from the genome of Rhinolophus ferrumequinum isolate MPI-CBG mRhiFer1 chromosome 10, mRhiFer1_v1.p, whole genome shotgun sequence encodes:
- the LOC117028639 gene encoding olfactory receptor 8S1: MRNHSVVSEFILLGLSADPQVQALLFVLFLVIYLLTLMGNLMLLLVIRVDSRLHIPMYFFLGQLSFLDLCHSSVTVPKLLENLLSEKKTISVEGCMAQVFFVFATGGTESCLLTAMAYDRYVAISSPLLYGQVMNRQRCVGLAWASWGLAFLDGLINILVALSLDFCEAQTIHHFSCELPSLYPLSCSDVTTSFITLLCSSFLHFFGNFLLIFFSYVRILSTILAINSTTGRSKAFSTCSSHVIAVCFFYGSGFLRYLMPPSGSPLEAVFSVQYSVVTPMLNPLIYSLKNREVKAGVRRMLRKCF; this comes from the coding sequence ATGAGAAACCACAGTGTCGTCTCTGAGTTCATCCTCCTCGGGCTGTCTGCTGACCCCCAGGTCCAGGCTCTGCTCTTTGTGCTGTTCCTTGTTATTTACCTCCTGACTCTGATGGGGAACCTGATGCTGCTGCTGGTGATCAGGGTTGATTCCCGTCTTCACATCCCCATGTACTTTTTCCTGGGACAGTTGTCCTTCCTGGATCTCTGCCACTCCTCGGTCACTGTGCCCAAGCTGCTGGAGAACCTCCTATCTGAGAAGAAAACCATCTCAGTGGAGGGCTGCATGGCTCAGGTCTTCTTTGTGTTTGCCACCGGGGGCACTGAATCCTGCCTACTCACCgccatggcctatgaccgctacgTGGCCATCAGCTCTCCCTTGCTCTACGGCCAGGTGATGAACAGACAGCGGTGTGTGGGGCTGGCGTGGGCCTCTTGGGGTTTGGCTTTTCTGGATGGTCTCATCAATATCCTTGTGGCTCTCAGCTTAGACTTCTGCGAGGCTCAAACTATCCACCACTTCAGCTGCGAGCTGCCCTCTCTCTACCCTTTGTCCTGCTCTGATGTGACTACAAGTTTCATTACCCTGCTCTGCTCCAGCTTCCTCCATTTCTTTGGAAATttccttctgatatttttctcctatgttcGCATTTTGTCCACCATCCTGGCCATCAACTCCACCACAGGCAGAAGCAAGGCTTTTTCCACCTGCTCCTCCCATGTCATAGCAGTTTGCTTCTTCTATGGCTCAGGTTTCCTCCGCTATCTCATGCCTCCCTCAGGCTCTCCCCTGGAAGCCGTCTTCTCTGTACAGTACAGCGTGGTCACTCCCATGCTTAATCCTCTCATCTACAGCCTGAAGAACAGGGAGGTGAAGGCAGGTGTGAGAAGGATGTTGCGAAAATGTTTCTAG